A single genomic interval of Helianthus annuus cultivar XRQ/B chromosome 6, HanXRQr2.0-SUNRISE, whole genome shotgun sequence harbors:
- the LOC110865684 gene encoding WEB family protein At1g75720, whose amino-acid sequence MDTKILPENASLPPPPRTVDYSANVDTSSAFRSVKEAVEIFGERFLTGEIFLPSPKPPFTLPKHETASWKSTHSSQTSWRSCSPPRETEEPPLLLVSSLKKLELELEETKKELKLLKERESETEVALASLNAELQKNISKITKAEAGENALVALSSSPGWAPKVSGGGGRKVVKKKPIVPLLGDLFSKRKEKSNASYLLNPLYASSQMRWI is encoded by the coding sequence ATGGACACCAAAATCCTACCGGAAAACGCTTCACTGCCGCCGCCGCCACGGACTGTGGACTACAGCGCCAATGTAGACACCTCCAGCGCTTTCAGGTCCGTCAAAGAAGCGGTAGAGATATTCGGGGAGCGGTTTCTAACCGGCGAAATCTTCTTACCATCACCTAAACCACCTTTCACCTTACCAAAACATGAAACAGCATCATGGAAATCCACACACAGCTCTCAAACGTCATGGAGATCATGCTCCCCACCCCGGGAAACTGAAGAACCACCATTGTTGCTCGTTAGCTCGCTGAAAAAGCTCGAGTTGGAGCTCGAAGAAACCAAGAAGGAGTTGAAGCTACTGAAAGAAAGAGAGTCCGAAACTGAGGTGGCTTTGGCGTCTTTAAACGCGGAACTACAAAAGAACATATCAAAGATCACTAAAGCTGAAGCCGGAGAGAATGCGCTGGTGGCGCTGAGCTCGTCGCCTGGTTGGGCTCCGAAGGTAAGCGGTGGTGGAGGGAGGAAAGTGGTGAAGAAAAAGCCGATTGTTCCACTTCTGGGAGATTTGTTTTCAAAGAGAAAAGAGAAATCTAATGCTAGTTATCTTCTGAATCCACTATATGCATCTTCTCAAATGCGTTGGATCTAA